A window of the Arenibacter algicola genome harbors these coding sequences:
- a CDS encoding mechanosensitive ion channel family protein: MEKAEEWLNYGIELAKEFGPKVLTAFLIFVIGLWVIKRIIGGTRKVMYSSKYDASLQRFLLSMVSWVLKIFLILVVIGQLGINITTFAAVIAAAGLAVGLALQGSLSNFAGGVLIMIFKPYKIGDLIEAQGVLGSVKEIEIFTTKLITPQNKLAIVPNGAMANGNIINYTAEGKMRVDTTIGIGYDEDIKKAKEVLLEVLLSNPKVLKDPAPSVNVSELADSSVNFAVRPFCVPSDYWSVYFETLENCKLALDKAGIEIPYPHQVEIQKKG, translated from the coding sequence ATGGAAAAAGCAGAAGAATGGCTTAATTACGGAATAGAATTGGCAAAGGAGTTTGGACCTAAGGTACTAACGGCTTTCCTGATTTTTGTAATTGGATTATGGGTTATTAAAAGAATTATTGGTGGTACAAGAAAGGTTATGTACAGTAGTAAATACGATGCATCCTTACAACGTTTTTTACTCAGTATGGTATCATGGGTCCTTAAAATATTTTTGATCCTAGTTGTCATTGGGCAGTTAGGGATAAATATCACCACCTTCGCCGCTGTAATCGCAGCCGCTGGCTTGGCCGTTGGCTTAGCACTTCAGGGCTCATTGTCCAACTTCGCAGGCGGGGTTTTGATTATGATTTTTAAGCCTTACAAAATTGGAGACTTAATAGAGGCACAGGGAGTATTGGGTAGCGTAAAGGAAATTGAAATTTTCACAACAAAACTTATAACCCCACAAAATAAGCTGGCCATTGTGCCCAATGGCGCCATGGCCAATGGCAACATTATTAATTATACCGCTGAAGGTAAGATGAGGGTGGACACTACCATTGGAATCGGATATGATGAGGATATTAAGAAGGCCAAGGAAGTATTGTTGGAGGTATTGTTGTCCAATCCAAAGGTGTTGAAAGACCCTGCACCATCCGTTAACGTCTCGGAGTTGGCGGATAGCTCCGTGAATTTCGCCGTACGTCCCTTTTGTGTTCCGTCAGACTATTGGTCGGTATATTTTGAGACATTGGAAAATTGCAAGTTGGCACTTGATAAGGCGGGGATAGAGATACCATATCCACATCAGGTGGAGATACAAAAGAAGGGGTAA
- a CDS encoding DUF4252 domain-containing protein, producing MKTRVEKLVWAILLIFVMSACSSTQSLQEYFVDNADNPNFLSVDLPVSLLNMEKADLTEDQREALGSLKKLNILAFKITEDNLMEFQNEKANITAILKNGKFTELMKMNTKYGKASVRYLGDDDAIDEVIIYGDSDDKGFILVRVLGKNMSPAKLVQFMKAVEKSDYKGEGLGEIGNFLKG from the coding sequence ATGAAAACAAGAGTCGAGAAATTGGTGTGGGCAATATTGTTGATCTTTGTAATGTCTGCATGTTCGTCAACACAAAGTCTACAGGAATATTTTGTAGACAATGCGGATAATCCTAATTTTTTATCTGTCGATCTGCCTGTAAGCCTGTTGAACATGGAGAAGGCCGATTTAACCGAAGACCAAAGGGAAGCACTTGGGTCATTAAAAAAATTAAATATCCTGGCGTTTAAAATAACCGAGGACAACCTAATGGAGTTTCAGAATGAAAAAGCGAATATAACTGCCATCTTAAAAAATGGCAAATTCACAGAGCTGATGAAAATGAACACCAAATATGGGAAAGCTTCCGTAAGATATTTGGGTGATGATGATGCCATTGACGAGGTAATCATCTATGGTGATAGTGATGATAAGGGTTTTATACTGGTACGGGTATTGGGCAAAAATATGAGCCCTGCCAAATTGGTCCAGTTTATGAAGGCGGTTGAAAAATCCGATTATAAGGGAGAAGGCTTAGGTGAAATCGGTAATTTTTTGAAGGGGTAA
- a CDS encoding DUF4252 domain-containing protein has product MKKNIIIVLVAVLPLMGFSQSMFDKFEDLDNVSAVVVNESMFKLLSKINVEVDDKEAQDFMDIAQNLKNLKVFITEDKKISTDMQITMEKYLKSSSLQELMRVKDKDANVKFYIKSGKDEDHVSELLMFVTGIKNGNVEINDRKFETVLLSLTGDIDLNKIGSLTQKMNLPSELNKAGKNK; this is encoded by the coding sequence ATGAAGAAGAATATCATAATAGTATTAGTGGCCGTGTTGCCTTTAATGGGGTTTTCACAATCTATGTTCGATAAATTTGAAGATTTGGACAATGTGAGCGCCGTTGTGGTCAATGAAAGTATGTTTAAATTGTTGAGCAAGATAAATGTTGAGGTCGATGACAAGGAGGCTCAGGATTTTATGGACATAGCCCAAAACTTGAAAAATTTAAAGGTTTTTATTACTGAGGATAAAAAGATTTCTACAGACATGCAGATTACTATGGAGAAGTATTTGAAATCTTCATCATTACAGGAACTTATGCGGGTCAAGGATAAGGATGCCAATGTAAAGTTTTACATCAAAAGCGGGAAGGATGAAGACCATGTAAGCGAATTGCTCATGTTTGTTACCGGTATTAAAAATGGGAACGTGGAAATCAATGATAGGAAATTTGAAACGGTATTGTTATCGCTCACCGGAGATATTGATCTAAACAAGATTGGATCGTTGACTCAAAAGATGAATTTGCCGTCCGAGTTAAATAAGGCGGGTAAGAACAAGTAA
- a CDS encoding RNA polymerase sigma factor, with protein MQQTEFLNVVLPFKDKLYRLAKRLLVSKEEAEDATQEILMKLWSKNNMMENYNNVEAYAMMMTKNFCLDRLKSKQAGNLKLVHSNYRDDNVSLQNQVEVSDSLSWIERIMQELPEQQKMVLQLRDVEQYEFEEIAELLDMSATAVRVALSRARKTVREKLVQKHNYGIK; from the coding sequence ATGCAACAAACGGAGTTTTTAAATGTGGTATTGCCATTTAAGGATAAACTGTACAGACTGGCAAAACGTTTGTTGGTCTCTAAAGAAGAAGCCGAGGATGCCACACAGGAAATCTTAATGAAGCTATGGTCCAAGAATAATATGATGGAAAACTACAATAATGTAGAAGCTTATGCCATGATGATGACCAAGAATTTTTGCTTGGACCGACTTAAGTCCAAACAGGCTGGAAACTTAAAATTGGTACACAGCAATTACAGGGATGACAATGTTTCCCTGCAAAATCAGGTGGAGGTCAGTGATAGTTTAAGTTGGATAGAAAGAATTATGCAGGAATTGCCGGAACAGCAAAAAATGGTCTTACAGTTAAGGGATGTGGAGCAGTATGAATTTGAGGAAATAGCAGAACTATTGGATATGAGTGCTACGGCAGTTAGGGTAGCTTTATCCAGAGCGCGAAAAACAGTGAGGGAAAAATTAGTTCAAAAGCACAATTATGGAATTAAGTAA
- a CDS encoding S41 family peptidase: MKKYLLIFLGLSLFLSSCSKNDDTQIAEEIQENITPPEAEIDVTVQNFMWQTMNTYYFWQSDVVDLGDYRFASYDDYVSYLETEEDPGKFFDEKLLYTEDRFSFYSDDYEELTQSFAGISKSNGLEFGLSLFANSDDVYGYVRYIVPNSNASTKDIQRGDIFTGVNGTTLNLDNYIDLLFGDNDSYTLNMAEISNNVITDTDREVSLTKEANLTENPILINQVLETGGKKIGYIMYNAFTNEFDEQLNTAFGEFKSAGVTELVLDLRYNPGGSVNSARLLSSMIYGTYTNSVFLKARYNDKLQSEFKDADLIEYFADATDNNTPINTLGLNKVYIIATGSSASASELVMNGLDPYINVIHIGTTTTGKNEFSVTFVDDLENGNVYNPDREDKINPDNHWAIQPLIGRNENTNGFSEYTDGLAPDISLSEDLSNLGILGNMDEPLLAKAIAEITGTTAKMDFTVDMPVKLISSSKMFTKIKDNMFMDIKKPLNLTKKQ, from the coding sequence ATGAAGAAGTATTTATTGATTTTTTTAGGATTGAGTTTGTTCCTCTCAAGTTGTAGCAAGAATGATGACACCCAGATTGCCGAGGAAATACAAGAAAATATTACTCCCCCGGAAGCAGAAATAGATGTAACAGTCCAAAACTTTATGTGGCAGACCATGAATACCTATTATTTTTGGCAAAGTGATGTAGTGGACTTGGGAGATTACCGTTTTGCTTCCTATGACGATTATGTATCATATTTGGAAACCGAGGAAGACCCCGGAAAATTTTTTGACGAAAAATTACTTTACACGGAAGACCGATTTAGTTTTTATTCCGATGATTATGAGGAATTGACTCAATCTTTCGCAGGAATATCCAAGAGTAATGGTTTGGAATTCGGTTTGAGCCTATTTGCCAATAGTGATGATGTTTATGGATATGTGCGCTACATTGTTCCAAATTCCAATGCCTCCACCAAAGATATCCAAAGAGGGGACATTTTTACCGGTGTCAATGGCACTACCCTTAACCTGGACAACTATATAGACCTATTATTTGGTGATAACGATTCCTACACCTTAAATATGGCTGAAATCTCCAATAATGTTATTACCGATACGGACAGGGAAGTTTCACTAACAAAAGAAGCCAACTTGACCGAAAATCCGATCCTTATCAACCAGGTATTGGAAACGGGAGGAAAAAAAATAGGCTATATAATGTACAATGCCTTTACCAATGAATTTGACGAACAGTTGAACACCGCCTTTGGCGAGTTCAAGTCAGCAGGGGTTACGGAACTAGTATTGGACCTTAGGTACAACCCTGGTGGGTCGGTAAATTCGGCCCGATTATTATCCAGTATGATTTATGGTACTTATACCAATAGTGTTTTCCTAAAAGCCAGATATAATGACAAACTACAATCGGAGTTTAAGGACGCTGACCTCATTGAGTATTTTGCCGACGCAACGGACAACAATACTCCTATAAATACGTTAGGCCTAAACAAGGTGTATATCATTGCTACTGGCAGTAGTGCATCGGCAAGCGAATTGGTTATGAATGGCTTGGACCCTTACATAAATGTAATCCATATAGGAACCACAACGACTGGAAAGAACGAATTTTCGGTTACCTTTGTAGACGATTTGGAGAATGGCAATGTTTACAATCCTGATAGAGAGGATAAAATCAACCCCGATAATCATTGGGCAATTCAACCATTGATAGGGCGAAATGAAAATACCAATGGCTTTTCCGAGTATACGGACGGACTTGCACCTGACATTTCGTTGAGTGAGGATCTATCCAATTTAGGAATATTGGGCAATATGGATGAACCCCTGTTGGCCAAGGCCATTGCCGAGATTACAGGAACTACTGCAAAAATGGATTTTACAGTTGATATGCCGGTAAAATTAATTAGTAGCTCCAAAATGTTCACAAAGATTAAGGATAATATGTTTATGGATATCAAAAAACCCTTAAACTTGACAAAAAAACAATAG
- a CDS encoding S41 family peptidase has translation MKKILGLLLIAIALSCSDKDDDAFVYPKESTVQNFMWQGLNLWYFWQADAPNLGDSRFTSNDDYVAYLESYTDPEEFFYQTCYKHSKVVGSSSAIDRFSFVEDDYETLVNSLSGVSKSNGLEFGLARNEGSTDLFGYVRYIIPNSNASTKDIARGDIFTRVNGVQLNDANYISLLFGNSDTYTLGMADISGTIVTDNDKEVTLTKSEGLQEDPILVAKTVEVNGTKIAYLMYNGFTNSYNEQLNTVFGQFKTAGATELVLDLRYNPGGSVNSSRLLASMVYGTNTSELYVRQRWNDKIQSMLNKEQLEDYFANKTDSGTALNSLNLNKVYVLATGSSASASELVMNGLAPYVNVFHIGETTRGKNEFSVTMVDDIDNDYIYRSDRENKINPSNRWAMQPLMGRNENSEGFSDYTLGLTPDVVLAEDLADLGVLGDINEPLFARAIQEITGVSAKKDFSVKMPVNEISNSKMFTPLKDNMYLDKPVDITFQ, from the coding sequence ATGAAAAAAATCTTAGGCCTACTTTTAATTGCCATAGCCCTTTCCTGCTCCGACAAGGATGATGACGCGTTCGTCTATCCCAAGGAGTCAACTGTGCAGAATTTTATGTGGCAAGGCCTAAATCTTTGGTATTTTTGGCAGGCGGACGCTCCTAATTTAGGTGATAGCCGATTCACATCCAATGACGACTATGTGGCCTATCTTGAATCCTATACCGATCCTGAGGAATTCTTTTACCAGACCTGTTACAAACACTCTAAGGTAGTTGGCAGCAGCTCCGCTATTGATCGCTTTAGTTTTGTTGAGGACGATTACGAAACATTGGTAAATTCATTAAGTGGCGTGTCCAAAAGCAATGGGCTGGAATTTGGATTGGCCCGAAATGAGGGTAGTACCGACCTTTTCGGGTACGTAAGGTATATAATCCCAAACTCCAATGCTTCCACCAAAGACATTGCCAGAGGGGATATCTTTACTAGAGTAAACGGGGTTCAGCTCAACGACGCTAATTATATAAGCCTCCTTTTTGGAAATTCGGATACCTACACCTTAGGTATGGCAGATATTTCCGGAACAATAGTTACGGATAATGATAAGGAAGTAACATTGACCAAGTCCGAAGGATTGCAAGAGGATCCAATATTGGTTGCGAAGACCGTAGAGGTCAACGGAACCAAAATTGCCTATCTCATGTACAACGGTTTTACAAATAGCTATAATGAACAACTAAATACGGTCTTTGGACAGTTTAAAACGGCTGGGGCTACGGAATTGGTACTTGATCTTAGGTATAACCCAGGAGGTTCGGTAAACAGTTCCAGATTATTGGCCAGTATGGTATATGGCACCAATACCAGTGAATTATATGTAAGACAACGATGGAATGACAAAATACAATCCATGCTGAACAAAGAGCAATTGGAAGATTATTTTGCAAATAAAACAGACTCTGGAACAGCATTGAATAGTCTAAACCTAAACAAAGTATATGTTCTGGCAACAGGCAGCTCTGCATCGGCCAGTGAATTGGTCATGAACGGACTGGCACCCTACGTTAATGTTTTTCATATTGGCGAAACTACCAGGGGCAAGAACGAGTTTTCCGTTACCATGGTAGATGACATAGACAATGACTATATCTATAGGTCCGACAGGGAAAATAAGATAAACCCCAGTAATAGGTGGGCAATGCAACCGCTTATGGGAAGAAATGAAAATTCTGAAGGATTTTCGGACTATACCTTAGGATTGACCCCCGATGTTGTTTTAGCGGAAGATCTTGCGGATCTAGGAGTTTTAGGGGATATAAACGAGCCGCTTTTTGCTAGGGCAATCCAAGAAATTACAGGAGTAAGTGCCAAAAAGGACTTTAGCGTAAAAATGCCAGTAAATGAAATATCCAACTCCAAAATGTTTACACCTTTAAAGGATAATATGTATCTGGACAAACCTGTTGATATTACTTTTCAATAG
- a CDS encoding YncE family protein, with the protein MKIRNVFFPLLIIGLSWSCSNDDEEIQEPMGDYANGILVSNEGPFSNGTGTVTFISEDLSVVNNGIYKMTNDEDLGNVVQSIGFTENEAFIVANVSNKINVVNRYTFEKIASITDGLNNPRYFIEANGKGYVTNWGDTADETDDFVAIINLQNYTVEGTISVILGPEAILAKDNTVYVAHQGAWGQNNKVSVINTTSNELIKTLTVGDVPNSMQLDASGNLWVLASGKPAYTGDETAGVLTKINTVTNEVDNNIQFETTQHPSSLNLDGGILYYRLGDTVFEQSLSATSLNMETVLEGVSFYTMVVNNGRLYGTDAGDYASNGTLTVYDLNTELTIKALTVGIVPGGIYFN; encoded by the coding sequence ATGAAGATTAGAAATGTATTTTTTCCGCTATTGATTATCGGCCTATCCTGGTCTTGTTCCAATGATGATGAGGAGATCCAAGAGCCAATGGGCGATTACGCAAATGGAATATTGGTTTCCAATGAAGGCCCCTTTAGTAATGGCACGGGAACGGTCACTTTTATTTCCGAGGATCTGTCCGTAGTAAATAACGGAATTTATAAAATGACGAATGATGAGGATTTAGGAAATGTTGTACAGTCGATAGGATTTACGGAGAATGAGGCTTTTATAGTGGCCAATGTCTCCAACAAGATAAATGTAGTAAATAGATATACTTTTGAAAAAATAGCGAGCATTACCGACGGATTGAACAATCCTAGGTATTTTATTGAAGCTAACGGCAAGGGGTATGTTACCAACTGGGGTGATACTGCAGATGAAACAGACGATTTCGTAGCCATTATCAATCTTCAGAATTATACCGTAGAGGGTACCATATCTGTAATTTTGGGCCCTGAGGCCATTTTGGCCAAGGACAATACGGTTTATGTAGCCCATCAGGGTGCATGGGGGCAGAACAATAAGGTTTCGGTTATCAATACCACTTCCAACGAGCTAATAAAAACGCTTACAGTGGGGGACGTGCCCAATTCCATGCAATTGGATGCCTCCGGGAACTTATGGGTACTGGCTTCGGGCAAACCTGCTTATACGGGGGATGAAACTGCAGGGGTGCTGACAAAGATCAATACGGTCACCAATGAGGTAGATAACAATATCCAATTCGAAACAACCCAGCATCCCAGTAGTTTAAATTTGGATGGGGGTATTTTGTACTATCGTTTGGGAGATACCGTATTTGAACAGAGTTTGTCGGCAACAAGCTTGAATATGGAAACCGTCTTGGAAGGCGTCAGTTTTTATACCATGGTCGTTAATAATGGCAGGTTGTACGGAACAGATGCAGGAGATTATGCCAGTAATGGAACGCTTACAGTTTATGATCTAAATACTGAACTGACTATAAAAGCATTAACGGTGGGGATAGTTCCTGGGGGAATTTACTTTAATTAG
- a CDS encoding TonB-dependent receptor, with the protein MEKKQLFLFFIGLMAFAQVFGQRDGVIVLDEVILSDAKLLHFSKGTKVRVVNDSVQEKSGSSLTDLLRYNSNIYFKENGYGMVSSASFRGTNAQQTAVVWNGININSQLTGQTDFNTLIPGNYGDVVVRSGGGSVQYGSGAVGGVILLNDSFRFNDGWKNSLQTSYGSFNTSKLAFNTSLGKEKTSLQIGVNHIASDNDYKYLGTDLRNENGAYDQLNINANVGFILSDQQILKVYHNTFNGDRDFSGTLTAPANENYRDLNHRSLIELSSFNERKIARLKVGHLYERYRYFPNNQREEFSFGQANTLLANYDYKYQLNKITLNGIIDFSSIWAKGTSIENAQRSFVSGTFLFSHELSDKLNYGVNLRQEVVSDYQNPFLFSLNSSYKVAKNYIININGSKNHRVPTFNDLYWSGAGASGNLEVLPETSWQVEIGQTIEVKNIALSLNAYSITTDNLIQWRPNTQGVWMAMNVQDVSQYGMELGFDWKRKWGNQELVWESEYAYTKSIDNTTKNQLLYVPEHMLRSNLSYQYKKLVAFYQFLYTGSVYTTTDNSDSLSSYTVGNIGLDYHWPNISGIKFILGLKVNNLFDKNYQNVAYRPMPNRNFQLQLITKF; encoded by the coding sequence ATGGAAAAAAAGCAATTATTTTTATTTTTTATTGGACTTATGGCCTTTGCTCAAGTTTTTGGGCAGAGAGATGGCGTTATTGTTTTGGACGAGGTTATTTTGAGCGACGCCAAACTGCTTCATTTTTCCAAAGGAACAAAAGTTAGGGTAGTCAATGATTCCGTACAAGAAAAAAGTGGTAGCTCACTAACCGATCTATTAAGGTACAATTCAAATATATATTTTAAGGAAAATGGTTATGGAATGGTCTCTTCGGCTTCATTTCGCGGTACCAACGCCCAACAGACCGCTGTTGTTTGGAATGGGATAAACATAAATTCCCAACTTACCGGTCAGACAGATTTCAATACTTTAATTCCTGGGAACTATGGGGATGTTGTGGTTAGAAGTGGTGGCGGGTCTGTACAATATGGGAGTGGCGCAGTTGGGGGGGTTATTCTGCTAAACGATAGCTTTAGGTTTAATGACGGCTGGAAAAATAGTTTACAGACAAGTTATGGTAGTTTTAATACCAGTAAATTGGCTTTTAATACTTCACTTGGAAAGGAAAAAACGTCCCTTCAAATTGGAGTCAACCACATAGCTTCGGATAACGATTACAAGTATTTGGGAACGGATTTAAGGAACGAGAATGGTGCGTACGATCAACTTAATATAAATGCCAATGTTGGTTTTATCTTGTCAGATCAACAAATTTTAAAAGTCTACCACAATACCTTTAACGGGGATAGGGATTTTTCGGGTACCCTGACGGCCCCGGCCAATGAAAATTACAGGGATTTAAACCACAGGTCGCTCATAGAGCTCAGTAGCTTTAACGAACGGAAGATCGCTCGTTTAAAAGTGGGGCATTTGTATGAACGTTATCGGTATTTCCCAAATAATCAAAGGGAGGAGTTTAGCTTTGGGCAAGCCAACACCCTCCTTGCCAACTATGATTACAAATATCAATTGAACAAAATAACCTTGAATGGAATTATAGATTTTTCTTCCATTTGGGCCAAGGGGACTTCTATTGAGAATGCCCAAAGAAGTTTCGTTTCCGGTACTTTTTTATTTTCCCATGAACTCTCGGATAAATTGAATTATGGTGTTAACCTGAGACAAGAAGTAGTCAGCGATTATCAAAACCCCTTTCTTTTTTCACTGAACAGCAGTTACAAGGTTGCCAAAAACTACATTATAAATATCAACGGATCCAAAAACCATAGAGTTCCAACGTTCAATGATCTTTATTGGTCCGGGGCAGGAGCTAGTGGTAATTTGGAGGTCTTGCCAGAAACCTCTTGGCAGGTGGAAATTGGACAAACAATAGAAGTAAAAAATATAGCTCTTTCATTAAATGCCTATAGTATTACAACCGATAACCTAATTCAATGGCGACCCAATACACAGGGAGTTTGGATGGCGATGAATGTTCAGGATGTTTCCCAATACGGAATGGAACTGGGTTTTGACTGGAAAAGGAAATGGGGAAATCAAGAATTGGTTTGGGAAAGTGAATATGCCTATACCAAATCGATCGACAATACAACCAAAAATCAGCTTCTTTATGTGCCTGAGCATATGTTGAGATCAAATTTGTCTTATCAATATAAGAAGTTGGTGGCCTTTTATCAATTTCTATACACTGGCTCGGTCTACACCACCACCGACAATAGCGACAGTTTGTCCTCATATACAGTTGGGAACATAGGATTGGATTACCATTGGCCTAACATTTCCGGAATCAAATTTATTTTGGGTTTAAAGGTGAACAATTTGTTTGATAAAAATTATCAGAACGTGGCCTATAGGCCAATGCCCAATAGAAATTTTCAACTACAATTAATTACTAAATTTTAA